In Oryzias melastigma strain HK-1 linkage group LG14, ASM292280v2, whole genome shotgun sequence, the DNA window tttactaaataaattaTTGGTTTAAATCCACCCCCTGGTATTGACACATAAAAGTTAATTTACCTACTTTGCCTTTTTAAGACTAAATGcttaataatgtgtttttaaggatTTGTTAAATTAGCTTTCTTGCACTTAAAATTAATCTACAGTGCTTCTGTGATTTAGtactaaaaaattaaataaaatgtacttcaAACAGCAAAGTAATTCAccattaacataaaaattaacgTATATATTGCtaagatttggaaaaaaaaattacactttgaCTTGAAGCTGTTTAAATTAATGGTTTATACTTTGAACAAATACTCTTTAAATCATCTAAGTCATCATTAATTAATTTAGCCCTTTTTATCACCACTTCTTGACCTAAGGGATAACATCGTTTAAGTGTTCTACATTgctaaaaattgctttaaaagcaGGAAGGATCTAATTTTGGTTAAGCAGTTTAAAAGTcagaacaaatatattttttggagctCTGActgattttcttaatatttgatGTTTAATTTTTACCGTATGAGCATTTGGATGTGGGCTGGTGGCCTTTCCATCCAACAGTatttgggataggctccagcaaccccaaatGCATTAAGGTTTGggagatggatgaatggatggaatatttggatttttaaataatttcctttatttttgtcacCTGTTCGTTTCAATTGAAGGACACTCAGGAAACTTGAtgattttaatatgaaaaaaacgtATATTAGTGTAAAAGCATCACATGGGAGCTTTCACCTCTGGACAGTGAACTAATCACGACAGCTGACAAGAAAAGGGAATGTTTGGGTCAAATCAAAAGAGTCCATTGATGCTCTTTGAGAAGAGACCCAGCCACAATGTGGGCGTGGCATCCGCTCTTTTCAACACTAGaggagtaaataaaaatgtacaacgtaaatgagctttttaaacttgtccaaaataattacaatgataattaataaatgaattaGAATATGTAATCACTTCAAATGTAATGGACCTGAACTTTTAACTTACCcattaaaaacaggattttaccAGGATGGTTGAACTTCTTTTTACCTTtccaagcatttttaaaaaatcaataaaaatttgatctttttgtctCATTAGAAGATAAGAtttagaaataaggaaattattattaaaatgtggCCAAATCCAtttgcacaaacaaaagaaaaacttgatttaagactcaaaaaaagaaaaaacaaactcaaactgcACTGTAATTGTTGGTTTAATTGAATAAAGAATGTTATTCTAATGCTCATTAAATGTTGACAAGTTGTACtggcttttattgttattttttttaagcaaaaatatatatttatgttctcTAAACATAGATTTTATGATGATTTATTAAATTGCAccaatttttacttaaatagtATTCTAATTTTGCTCACATTCTGCTCTAAAATTTGTCATTTCCATTTATTACACTATAGTTTTTGTCACtgattaatcaaaataaactacaattaggtACACACAACTAAAAAAGTACAAACTGTTTGCTTAGACCTAGCAAAACAATCCTTATTATTGAGCTATATAACATTATATTTAAAGTActtatatttagcttttttaatcttatttttctctttttgaatgCTTGTTTGGAACTTATTTTGATATCTAGCTGAATGGACAGAGATTTTGACTACTGTTTTTCTaatgttcttttcttatttttaggttattttttcagtgtttgagAAAAGACACTTGAAAGGTAATCAAACAAACTATTATGTGGTTAAGTGCTGAAAATCTTTTAgatgtttatttactttaagtTAATTTAAGTAACAAGGTGAACATAGTTGTAGatcttcctcttcctttttGCTTTGTGTTGCATGTGTGCATGTAACAGAGTCAgaagaattacttttttttcattctgcttCCTTTCTTTTCCCCTGCATGATTGTACTGTTTTAATGTATatgttttcttgtgaaaatgaaataaaatagaaaaaaaaaccccgATCTTCcctttttgtgtatttactACTAAAAAGTTGCACCTGAAGTGTGACTTTTGAGCGTTCACATTCTCTgctcctggttcaaatccagcGTAGTCTTTCATCTGCCGTCTTCCATTCACTGTGTTTTCACAGCAATGTGGCAGGatcagaaaaacagcagagtATTTTTTGAGTTCATATACTGTATCTGTATAGAATTCTCTTTTGATCATATTAGCCAATGGCCAGTGGCATCACACCTTTGTTAGTTTAAACTTTTCCTGCCAAAGCTAACAGATCCCATTTTATTGCCGTTTTGTGTCGACTTACATTCAAGTctgaatttttagaaaatgaaggcAATATTCAGAAGAAAAAGATAGGATCTGGCGTTTTCCAAATGCTTTTTCTGCTCCCCAGCAGCTATTTGGTTCATACAGAGGATACTTTCCCTCCTGAAGAATGTATTTGTCAGGTTCATAATGGTCGTGTCAACGAGAGGAAAAAGCGTATACATGGATACTCTCCAAGGGACTGTGAGAATGATGCAAAGCCTCGGCCAAATGACACTTATGACATTTTGGACGACAAAAGCCAATAGAAACGGCCTTTCATGATTTCAAAGAATCAAATTTATTTGTGTGCCACTCAAAGCTGTTAAAAGGAGCTCAGTGTGATGACACCTCCTCTGGATGGATTTCTCTGTGAAGAAAGGATCCTCAGATTCTTTTCTGCAAAACATAATTTCAGCTCGATTGTCTCTTAACTGTACAAAATGCTTAAGATATTCTGAAACTGAACATACTCTGTCTAGCCCAGGGGTCTGCAGGATTCAACTCTTAAAGAGCCAGAATGAGCCTCATAAGACTTCACTCAccgtttagaaaaataagaaaagaataagatactgatttatatttatgtatttactactgacatttaaataaacaaatgtgttttttgccataaataaaatataaacttgaataaaaaatagctttgaatttaaattaaatagtttacagcttttaaaagagctttgatgacttcctttcaaaataaaagacatcctacaacATAGAATCAAGTGAATGCAATAGGAAGTATAAACTCATcaatgatacatttaaaaaaaaggtttattttactgtttctggtgcatttcagcttcaaatccataaatataaccaacaaaaactaaaccagagctaattaagttactcctaccatatattaaaaacacGAGGCACATTCTAAAGCGttacatttgttcaaaaataggtAATCTGCtctataatccagtggattataacttaATGTATCTtttattctggttgtgtttactgacaatgtattgattttctgtgataaattaAGATGGAAATTAAGTCCAAATTAGTCAGTATGATGTTAATAAACTTCAAAGGATTGATGGATTGTTAGGATCCTTATTGAATGAtacataatttacttttttttttttttactttgccacttacttactttttcatttactgttagtttttaattaaaaaaaatattttagcctaAGAGCCACAACATAGAGGTGAAAGAGTTGTTGCAGGCTCCTGGTCTAACCTGTTAACTTTCAACTCTTAAAAGACAGAATTTTATGATCTTACGTTGCAAAAGTTTTTGGATTTGTCCTGTTCAACAAAGGAAGCTGAGTTTCCTGTGGGATTATAGTTTTGAATTTAACTAAAGAGGAAATTAATCACACACCTCGCTGCTCTAGAAATGATCCCCCCTTTTGTGTGTATGGTgggagtgtttaaaaaaaaataaaagaggtaGCAACGGAAAAAAAGAGGTGGAGTGACATAGCAACGCTAAAGCAATTTTtggattttcacaataaaataaaaatgtttgcttcagcatccatcaatccatccttTTTTCACAACTTGCTGAATCCCCTTTGAGGTCATTGGGTTGCTGAAGCCAACTCACCAAggtgttgggtgaaggtggggtacacttTGAACATGttaccagtctgttgcaggaccacacaaacacacacttgcacATCTACAAGCAATTTAAAGACACCAATCAACCAATGAAGCCTGTTTTTGGTCTACAGAATGCAGCcagagtgcctggagaaaatcCACTCATTCACAGGAAGAACATGAAAACTTCAATTTGGTCCAGGCTATGTactagtttttgaaaaatgtgtgtttggatTGAGTGTAGTGCAGTGTCTGAATCTGAATACCCCACAACCCCACTCCGAACCACATAACAGGACGAGGGTTAGGaaggaatagaaaaaaaaatatcagtaatACTTGCAAATGTACCCACTAGATGGCAACATAGCTGAAGGAGATAATCTGACAAGCAAGTTGATGACTTccctgtgaaaaaaaagaataaaatagaaaaaaaaacgtttctctTTTAGTTGTATAAGCCTTTACACAGTTTTTTTACAGCTTGTTGATACCCCCCCCCGTTTTTAGgttaaattttacacaaaatatgaaatttgttttagctgtttttaaaattatttcttgcatttgatttatgttatttttagtaaataaaaaccCTGTCTGGATAACTAATTTGaacttttgtcttctttagaGTTCAAAGTTGAAAATTAGGTTTGTTTTCTTGAGTAATTTGACTTGAGGTAGCATAATAATTCTAACTTTGCTAAAATCTTCAGTTTACTTTGAATTTGGTTCATTCTATAAGAGTCAGAAGAAACCCAGAATTACTGAAGCACGTGTTATAAGACAGaagaaatgtttacttttacCATGTTCAACTATGTTCACACCAGCCAGTAACACACATTCAAATGACCACTTCCACTGAAAAGCTCATataaatgtgcataaatgtgcgttttgggcttccatgtacaaaactctcatgttcacacAAGTTTCTTTGAATGTCTTGGGCCCTAAGTACAAAACACACGTCCACTGAACGTGCGTTGAatgttaaactttgaccaatcagggtctCGGATTTGGTAGAGACATATGGATGACGCCCCTTTTAATTCAGGAAAGAGCCAACCGTTTGTAAATCGATCATGGAGGTGAAATTGATAATTATGGTTTGACCCAGGATTGAATTATATAACTACAATTCtttcttgaaagaaaaaggCTGGGACAaaatttgcaagatttgcaccacttcaacgaTTTGTATCAAGcctttccaactgtaggtggcgggcATGAGctagtaaacaaaaaaagaaaaagaagaagcctctccctgcttgtccagtgtgggGATTCTGGGGCTCTgtcctctattctcatttacttctactctattctttattatttattttttatgtagttcTTCGTGCTTCTGTTttgtgcagtgtgattcatgtgttgttcctatTTCCCACTCTTCCAGGGGAGAGGGAGAGATTTTAGATTCCAGGTGAATTGTTTGTGGTCCTGTTTTGGCcatggacctcacctctggcccATCTtagctgtggacctcacctctggctcatcttagCTTTGGACCTCATCTCTGggtcgtcttggctgtggacctcgcctctggctcgtcttggctgtggacctcgcctctggctcgtcttagctgtggacctcgcctctggctcgtcttggctgtggacgtcatctctggctcgtcttagctgtggacctcgcctctggctcttcTTGCCTCTCGGAGTGGGAGAGagtccagattccaggtggatcatctGCGCTCCTGTTGTTGGGcatggaccttgcctctggctcgtctcgcaTCCCCAGCTGTTTAcgagttccatctggatgataTCTATCTGTTACACTGATCAActatgtagttgtagagttagattaactaattcttctttttcctgcaaTCTGGTTTTTTGTACGAGTTTTTATTTACCAAGAAGGAAAGTGTAGGATGCCTGACTTTCTTTTTTGCACAATTATCGAGGGGAAGTCCAATGAGATGACTGTGTTGTGATATTGGGatatattaataaaactgaattgaattgaacaccatatgctaaaagcaaGTTCAGGAAGTGGTGTTcagtgcgttcaagaacgccgTCACATGCTCATTCTCTAGCTTCAGAGAATTATAAAGATAGGGCAGGCATGTATCCctattacataaaaatgtaattcttcTGGAatgtaattgattttttttttttttaatgattttggctttttgtaggaaaaaagtcaaatcggACTAAATTTTAGTAGTGGTTGTGGTTATAGGTTGCATATTTTTAACAGCTTTCAGCAAGAATGGAATGAAATGAGTTCAAGTTAGAACGATGATGAAATCGAAATACTTCAAATACAAACGCTTTCAAATTTTCATCCAAGGAAAAAGTTTTCTCAGAAAAGGCTCTCATTTCACATCCTTTACTGCTTTCCATATGGATGATGGAGCAGCAAAGAGTGGCTAATCCCCAGAACCTCCATgagctttgcttttgtttcatttgttgtcTTTACCTGGATGGAGTTATGTGACCAAAATTCAAAGTTGAGGGAGGTGGGCAGCAGCTCGCAGCCCCAGCTCGCAGACTGCCTGCTGCTGTGCTGACTGAAAAACCATGACACACAAAGCCAGGAAAGTGTGGATTCCAGAGGCCAAGGGCCTGTGCGCTGGGCTGTGGCTTTTTCTCTGGCCCGGGCAGAAAGGAACAGCTCAGTCAGCAGGAAAGATAATCCACCCCCACCCTCCCACAGCCACAGGACCTCATGCGGCGTCAAACCATTTGTGAGCAGTGACAGAGCCAGATTGGGCCAAAAGGATATGAGTGGGAAACTTCAAAACCTGCTCATATTTCTATGGACGTGAAAGGATTTGTATAACACATTCAGATTTGATGGACTTTCCCATGTTTGCCCCGGACAGCCGTTTTTTGTTAGCATGTTCAAATAATGAATCTCTTATGCGTAGGGTCCCTTTTTCCCCTCTGCTACAAGCTCCTGTTTCCAGTTGTCAGGTAGGGATGCTGTGCAAGTCTTCCCATCGTCCGTCCCAAGCTTATGGAGAACCGCTGACTTGCTGGCTTCCAGGAACCAGGGTGAGAACTCTTAACAGAACCTCAGTCTGTGTGCAACAACACGCTAAAACGTTGGTgtaattttgctgttttctgtCTATGATTGACAACAATTAGGGCAGATCATAATTAACTTTTGACTAAAATCCTGAGGGGAACAtataaccctaaaaaaaaagtattctaagattaaagaaaaaaaaggatttaacaaaaaaataaataaataaaaggatgtTGCCAGGTTTGATACATAAATACGATTTCTTTCCCTTCTTTCAGGTGCTGAAATggaaagtatattttttattcttttaatgtttattaagaCCCTTTTTGCTGGAGCTCAGTTCAACGGATACAACTGTGATGCCAACTTTCACAGCCGATTCCCCGGTGAGGACCTCCAAACATCTCACCTTCTGCCTCAGAACGGAAAcataaaaatgggaaaaaaaatcggaaACGATGACTGAAAGCTTTTCTTGTCTGTGTCGTTCAGCGGAGAGGGACATCAGCGTGTACTGCGGGGTGCAGACCATCACCCTCAAGGTCAACTTCTGCCCGGTTCTCTTCTCCGGCTACACGGACTCAGACCTGGCCCTCAACGGTCGCCACGGAGACGCACACTGTCGAGGATTTATTAACAACAACACCTTTCCCTCTGTGGTGATTTTTAGCATCAGTCTGGCAACGCTGGAGTCCTGTGGAAACTCTCTGGTGGTAAGaaggaacaaataaaaaaaaaaatcttaaaatttagacttttaaggttaaatcattttctttagattaattttaaaacaatatatatatatatataaattatgtagttgtaataaaataaaactgaacttcaaaaatatgttaaaaaaatataaaaaatctaatttatgtTTTGTCCTTGAAGCCCCGTGAGCCTGTGAGTGATTCAGAGTAACCCCAGTGATGCTGCTCTCTGCAGGTGTCCACTGCTCAAGGACCCAACGCTTACGGGAACCTGTCTCTTGTGCAGATTGGAAACATATCGGGATTCATCGACACACCCGACCCTCCGAATATAATCAGCTACCTGCCAAGTTTGCTTTACAAGTTTAGCTGCAGTTACCCTCTGGAATATCTGGTCAACAACACGCAGCTCGCCTCGTAAGCCGCATTCACACCATCTCCTCTCTGAAAACACCATCCTTCTGAACAAGAGCCCAATCAAAAAGAGTTGTTAAAGAAATCTcattgaatatttaatttttgaattttatatggctttattatctatttttttactattacattttttagataaTAGATTTTTCTCTtggaatgtttttatgtttttgctcttttattgtttattttatttatttatttggatctGCTTGTGTGATTGTGAATCCAAGCAGCTGGAAGCTTTGGAATTTTCTTAAAGATTACTAAagtttctattctattctataaaaGTTTAAAGCATTGTACTTGTacaattaagaaaatgaagtaaaaatatgttttaaaaggtACAGTACATATTTTTGTGTGATGTATCCAGATAAATACAACATAAACATCCtggaaaaagtcaaacaaacacctgaaaataatttgatttcctactagccttttttaaatatctgaataTGTAAGAACCcatatccatttttttattaaaataaaattatgtagAATATAACACAAACCAAGTGGACCATAGCAcacatttctgatatttttctgttgcacTGATGCCATCATCTTCGTTCTTAAgggttaattttaaaaattaagtattttatgttttttttttaattaaaacacttaCTACATTCAGAAATTAgatttaattagtttaaatgtCACATCTGTGTTCAATCttcatgtttcattttgaaaatatttgtctataattattattatttttttttttactgaaggtCGGCAGCTGCAATCTCAGTAAAGGAAAGCAACGGTACTTTCATCAGCACGCTGAACCTTCTGCTTTACAACGTAAGTTCACTCCAGGTCACATTTCTGACTGAACCTCTGTGACTGACATGAGAATGACCCGCTTTCTGCAGAGAACACGATACTTCTCATGCAGTCAAAGACCGAACTGCACTGTCTCTAATCCTTTAATGggagaaaattatatttaattccCTTTCAATTCATTTGGAACTTGTGCTGCATTCATTTGAAAGCTTGAGCTGACCACAAGTAAAAGGAGATCTGGAAACTTgatatttgcaaataaatgatCAACGCTGTGACCTATTTATGACATTTCTTTGATTTCAAATTGTCTAAATTTTTACTAAACGCTGTATTTCTTCTGCGCCTCAGCCCTTGACTGTCAGccaatttagtaaaaaaaaaaaaaaaaaaatcatgaaaattaaacctaaaatctcacatttaaaataacaaatgtgcttttttgtttctgttcaggACTCGTCGTATGTACAGCAGCTGTCTATCCCAATGGCAGGGCTGACTTTGAAGACAAGGGTGTTTGCAGCTGTGAAAGCCACAAATTTAGACAGGAGGTACGCAAATGTTTCAACTAACCAAACACAtctcaaaagaaaacattttcaaatttgtaaTATGTGTTATGTTAAATAGATGGAACGTTCTAATGGACTACTGCTACACAACGCCTTCTGGAAACCCCAACGATGAGCTCCGCTATGACCTCTTTTTTAGGTAACTCCTGCTTACAAACATCTTAAATTTTCTTCcatattagaatttttttttctttataatatacattttcttgttttctttttctgagtcAGCTGTGAAAAAGACCCCCAGACCACAGTCTTTGAGAATGGGAAGAGTCAAATGGGCCGGTTTGCCTTTGAAGTATTTCGTTTCATAAAGCACAAGAACCAAAGGATGTCTACCGTCTTCCTGCACTGTGTTACCAAGCTGTGTCGGGCCGACGATTGTCCCATGCTCATTCCAGTGAGACCAGCACTGAGTCCTCATGCACCCATACAAGTCAAACCCACCTCAACTCAAAATTAAACgaatctgctttgttttgttctacTTCTATTTACAACAATCATAGTTACAGAACGGTAATATTTGTAGCCAGTAGAAAAGTACCTGTTGCGCTCTTAAATACACGCTATTCTTAATTAAAGGCACACTCTGACCACTTTTTGATAtattctaaaagtgttcccacattattattttcttattttaaccaaaaaaataaaataacagcaataaattgtgttgttttctaggacatcatttctgcagagtggtagtagttcattagaaactcgcctccaagttgtgggcaggaccgttagcacagagcaaccccaccccccttcccatcacccattaATGTATGCTCGGTTTATGAGtgctcctgttagcttacagtccctcacatcCCCgtcctaacattagcagtgcaacaaaaatggcagcaatattggagatatacagtcaaatagttttgaaccagatactAGCTCAGACGAGcgaaatgaagacgtacatggatgtagtcgtctacaagtggatacagTGGaatgagcagggagcttattgCTTTTGATTGAATTacgaaatactcagaaattatattttatgcAGAAAAACGTCTTGAAACATATTATCAAACAAATACAACTTGATAGTTCTTCCACAATAACATAGAATAACAATAATTGGAGTAACATATTTACTGAAAGATGCTacaaaaatcctcaaaaaagccaaaaaaaagttcagtaatCAATACAGTTAcgtttttgcaaataaaactaatggttaaattaagtttatttgagtttagtttagtttagcttagcttagcttagtttAATTTAGTTGAACTTATTTTAGCCTAGCTTTgcttagtttagcttagcttaacttagtttagcttagcttagcttagctttgcttagtttgctttgtttgattcagTATAGCTTCACTTAACTCAGTTTAATTTAGCTTAATTTAGTTAGGATAGTAGCAACCACTTCTAGTAAGTAGAAACCTTAAGCAGAATCCTCATAGTGTGTCAACCAATTAGAATCTAAGaagacagaaaaggaaaagctaaagcaaaaacacagaaacatccaCCACAAGTCATTGTagtaaaactgtaaatgtatgCTGTTTTTCCTAATAATGCATTGagaataaaaaggttaaaagaatTGGGCCAAGTACAGAACCCTGTGGAACCCCTGTGGTTGAAATGAATGGACTCTGTAGAATCTATCTATTTTCTTTAACaatctgtttacattttctgtcatgTTATTAAGAATACACAAAGACAAAGATTTTTCTGGACTGATTCACGCCTGTCTTCGACCACATTTGGTGTACTATAATGTGCTTTAAATCCTGGTTAAAACTcttcaagcacatttttttaaatatttgattcagttttttcaAGGAACAAAACGATAACTAAAACTCTTGAATTGAATCATGCTTTATTTAtagatgcaataaaaatgtgattaacaCAACCGCAACCGGTCAGGATGTGCTGATCAGTCTTGGTTTGAACAGGATCTAAAGGGCAATTTAAAAGAACAGAAGAGATCATCTTTCCCCATGAGTGGGTAATACAGTAAAGAGGATTTACTCTAAAGCCCTTCTTCTATGTGATATAGATCTGTGGCAGCAGGAAAAGGAGGGATTCAGGTGATGGAAAAGAACCCACCCCTTCATCTGGGAATGCTGTTCTGACTGCAGGGCCCATCATCACACGGAGTGGTacagttaataaaaatattgtttttctttgtttgcgggtaaattagtaaaaataatcatCATATTGAAGTACAATAAGGAAATTCATAGAGGTTGAAAAGattcttttaaatgtatctttttaatttctgaTTAGCTTAAGGGACTTAAAATGTGTGTACCACAAGAAAATGTACTTCAGAGTAAAGCAGTCATTCAACTTTGTGACTCTAAAAATGATCATTCAATGATTATGTCCATAAATGCTAATGATTGATGACAAGAAACCATTTGGAAAGTGAAACTAAACATAAAGATATGTTGatgtttaatataaaataaaataaaaatctgggaaatttcaagcataataaaaacttttgtttttgtttttcacagaaGAAACACCAACCAACAACTCTCACCTGGGTAAGTTTTCTCTGCCtttcctttaaaaacttaaagtttgAATTGGACTATAAAATATTCCAAATTGATCATATTTCTATACATATAGACccggggtccccaaactacggcccgcaggccggatccggccctccggatcagttttttttaaggctattttggcatttagctaacatttcagccacatgctagctattttggccaatttaggtttttttttgggttttagggtaatttggagtttagctatatttCAGCAAATTAGctctttttgctaatttggaattttgtgagtttttttttttttttttttacctaatttggcatttagctactattttagctgggtatcagcttcagtgtttttaactatcagtttaagcatcttcagctattaatctattgcaggtaatgctatatgtctagttttttaaaaatgttttagtacttttttttctgtgaagattaaagaaagaaattatttaaaatgtggttgACTTCACtgattgacttttttctctgtttccacTGCTGCAGCAAACCTTAAAGCTCCAGCCTTCCAGATAAACACTGTGACAAGCTTGCTCATCTCAGGAGTAATCATTCTGGGCATCTTAAGCGCTTGCTTCCTCATCTTGTCCCTCACCCTCCTCAAAGGCAAGGACTCTCCAGCCATCGGTGGTGTTGGTGTCCGCAACCCAACTTTTAACTGACAGGCCTGAGTCCCAGCCCCTGAGGCTGAAGAAGGAGCAAAGAACAGCACAGACTTGACCCACGTGTGAAAGTAGTCAGTGTAATGATGGATACAAGTGTCCGTttagaaaactgtaaaatgag includes these proteins:
- the zpld1a gene encoding zona pellucida-like domain-containing protein 1a isoform X1, with the protein product MESIFFILLMFIKTLFAGAQFNGYNCDANFHSRFPAERDISVYCGVQTITLKVNFCPVLFSGYTDSDLALNGRHGDAHCRGFINNNTFPSVVIFSISLATLESCGNSLVVSTAQGPNAYGNLSLVQIGNISGFIDTPDPPNIISYLPSLLYKFSCSYPLEYLVNNTQLASSAAAISVKESNGTFISTLNLLLYNDSSYVQQLSIPMAGLTLKTRVFAAVKATNLDRRWNVLMDYCYTTPSGNPNDELRYDLFFSCEKDPQTTVFENGKSQMGRFAFEVFRFIKHKNQRMSTVFLHCVTKLCRADDCPMLIPICGSRKRRDSGDGKEPTPSSGNAVLTAGPIITRSEETPTNNSHLANLKAPAFQINTVTSLLISGVIILGILSACFLILSLTLLKGKDSPAIGGVGVRNPTFN
- the zpld1a gene encoding zona pellucida-like domain-containing protein 1a isoform X2; this translates as MESIFFILLMFIKTLFAGAQFNGYNCDANFHSRFPAERDISVYCGVQTITLKVNFCPVLFSGYTDSDLALNGRHGDAHCRGFINNNTFPSVVIFSISLATLESCGNSLVIGNISGFIDTPDPPNIISYLPSLLYKFSCSYPLEYLVNNTQLASSAAAISVKESNGTFISTLNLLLYNDSSYVQQLSIPMAGLTLKTRVFAAVKATNLDRRWNVLMDYCYTTPSGNPNDELRYDLFFSCEKDPQTTVFENGKSQMGRFAFEVFRFIKHKNQRMSTVFLHCVTKLCRADDCPMLIPICGSRKRRDSGDGKEPTPSSGNAVLTAGPIITRSEETPTNNSHLANLKAPAFQINTVTSLLISGVIILGILSACFLILSLTLLKGKDSPAIGGVGVRNPTFN